From Papaver somniferum cultivar HN1 unplaced genomic scaffold, ASM357369v1 unplaced-scaffold_16, whole genome shotgun sequence, a single genomic window includes:
- the LOC113337389 gene encoding prolyl 4-hydroxylase 1-like, producing the protein MSTSDSTSGSSTHPPLVLLFSFFKKILTYLPRKKPFPATGSSALPLPNSNSSSSKSTGSVSSPCRTRLQLKGDLSTIQKGNSPIPEYVSKIKEIADALESVHEPVSDLELVSATLRGLGDDWINIYNAIRCRSTLPTFSELHALLLQSSSEYNNGIGGARFSRCDTKMLRLGFVKPEIISWAPRIIVLHNFLSSEECDYLIAISKPRLKRSTVNVVKTGKAMKSELRTSFSTTLIKAESKNPIVQAIEKRISEFSQVPLENGERIHVMRYEKNQYFRLHSDYFLDTTNIEQSGGQRIATMLMYWSDNVEGGETYFPMAGTGKCSCAGKMLKGSSVKPIKGDAVLFWSLGLDGEVDPKSVHTGCEVLSGEKWCATKFMRQNKYY; encoded by the exons ATGTCGACGTCTGATTCTACTTCTGGCTCTTCAACTCATCCTCCTCTTgtacttcttttttctttctttaaaaaAATCTTAACCTATTTACCTCGAAAAAAACCTTTTCCAGCTACGGGTTCCTCAGCTCTTCCTTTACCCAACTCCAACTCGTCTTCCTCCAAAAGTACTGGTTCTGTATCATCTCCTTGTCGTACTCGTCTTCAACTCAAAGGCGACCTCTCTACCATCCAAAAAGGAAATTCACCTATCCCTGAATATGTTTCAAAAATCAAGGAAATTGCTGACGCCCTTGAGTCTGTCCATGAACCTGTTTCTGATCTTGAACTTGTCTCCGCTACACTTCGCGGTTTAGGTGAtgattggatcaacatatataatGCAATCCGTTGTCGTTCCACTCTTCCAACGTTTTCTGAACTCCATGCATTACTTCTCCAAAGTTCTTCGGAATACAACAACGGTATTGGTGGTGCTA GATTTTCTCGTTGTGACACAAAGATGCTCCGACTCGGATTT GTCAAACCTGAGATTATTAGCTGGGCACCACGAATTATTGTCCTGCATAATTTCTTAAGTTCGGAA GAATGTGATTATCTTATAGCAATTTCCAAGCCTCGGCTCAAGCGTTCTACGGTAAATGTAGTGAAAACAGGCAAGGCAATGAAG AGTGAGCTAAGGACGAGTTTTAGTACGACTTTAATAAAGGCAGAGAGTAAGAATCCTATTGTACAG GCTATTGAAAAACGAATTTCGGAATTCTCTCAAGTACCATTAGAAAACGGAGAGCGTATTCACGTTATGAG GTATGAAAAGAATCAGTACTTTAGGCTACATAGCGACTACTTTTTGGACACT ACAAACATCGAGCAAAGTGGAGGTCAGAGAATAGCAACAATGCTCATGTATTGGAGCGACAATGTGGAAGGAGGTGAAACTTACTTCCCCATG GCTGGAACAGGAAAATGTAGTTGTGCTGGAAAAATGTTAAAGGGGTCATCTGTAAAACCGATTAAAGGAGATGCAGTTCTTTTCTGGAGCTTG GGACTTGATGGGGAGGTAGATCCAAAGAGTGTACATACAGGATGCGAAGTCTTATCTGGAGAGAAATGGTGTGCTACGAAATTCATGAGGCAGAATAAATACTACTAA